The proteins below come from a single Tachypleus tridentatus isolate NWPU-2018 chromosome 13, ASM421037v1, whole genome shotgun sequence genomic window:
- the LOC143237587 gene encoding calcium release-activated calcium channel protein 1-like, translating to MISYPSVNPIVPGVDPYYHPEVEDTGVSPYVFREFALKDFMKEMSKPENMLNALTWRRLHLSRAKLKASSRTSALLSGFAMVAMVEVQLSHDIPKGLLIAFSFCTTLLVSVHMLALMISTCILPNLESVASVQGVATVSESPHEKLHIYIEIAWGFSTVFGLLLFMAEIAILCWVKFYSYSKNAAVAAMTLLIPVVLVFLGFAVHFYRKLVAHQYERSAHGLRELETMVTQLQNDESDISNTRPVITV from the exons ATGATATCTTATCCCAGTGTTAACCCAATTGTTCCAGGGGTCGACCCGTATTACCATCCCGAAGTTGAAGACACTGGTGTTAGTCCATATGTTTTTCGCGAGTTTGCTTTAAAAGATTTCATGAAAGAAATGAGTAAACCTGAAAATATGCTGAACGCCTTAACTTGGCGACGACTACACTTGAGCAGAGCAAAGTTAAAAGCATCAAGTAGAACTTCTGCATTGTTATCAGGTTTTGCCATG GTAGCAATGGTAGAAGTTCAGTTGAGCCATGATATTCCTAAAGGATTACTGATTGCCTTCAGTTTTTGCACAACCCTATTAGTGTCAGTGCACATGTTGGCACTAATGATATCCACATGCATCCTTCCAAATCTCGAGTCAGTTGCCAGCGTGCAAGGGGTAGCAACTGTGTCTGAGTCCCCCCATGAGAAACTGCATATCTATATTGAAATTGCTTGGGGATTTTCTACTGTGTTTGGTCTTCTTCTTTTTATGGCTGAGATAGCCATTCTTTGTTGGGTGAAATTCTACAGTTATAGCAAGAATGCTGCTGTGGCTGCAATGACATTACTGATTCCTGTAGTTCTTGTCTTCCTAGGATTTGCTGTGCATTTTTATCGGAAGTTGGTTGCTCATCAGTATGAACGATCAGCACATGGACTACGGGAACTAGAAACTATGGTAACTCAGCTTCAGAATGACGAGAGTGACATATCTAACACAAGACCTGTGATTACAGTGTaa